In the Devosia sp. SL43 genome, one interval contains:
- a CDS encoding efflux RND transporter permease subunit translates to MPRVVLTVMVLLLGAGFAAYQSLPKESFPAIDIPYFYISVSQTGVSPRDAEQLLAKPIEDRIKELDGLENYTATSTTGHASVFLEFNVNADKDAALSDIRAAMDGVTSELPDDATEPTVTEISFSDMPTISVAVYGTVPERELVNRAKDLQEELETMGDVQSVTLSGSREEVLEVTIDLNRLEAYNLTAAELFDALAKNNMVVPGGTLDSGQGSFNVEVPGLIKNAQDVYSLPLKTSGDTVVTFGDVATITRTFEDATSYSHVNGQPAITLGVIKKLGTNVITVSDDVRRVTDEFTAGWPQGIETSFLIDQADSTKGLFRSLEAAVLTAVALVLITCIATLGVRPAIMIGMSIPISFMIAFLVVQMMGMTINMMIMFGLVLAVGVLVDDPIVVVEYAERKLMEGVSKKEAFILAARKMFVPVVSATFTTLGAFIPLLFWPGIIGKFMSYLPIIVIVVMCASLVSALIFMPIIGAFIASTHVDPKQKEAADIVMYADKFDPKKVGGVTGFYVRTMEHLIHQPILTLGVGFTLVVLMFAAYIMNPTGTEAFPASEPEFGTVNVITRGNYSPIEIRDMLVEVENEILQVEGIQDVIMSFGGGGDTMSSGGPPDTIGSFNLQLLPYNDRVKAAEIFQNIRDRVKGISGLDVQIAAQENGPPAGKAINLRVEGTIYDDIAPAVAKLRDYIENDLGDTIDIEDGRPAPGIDWQITIDREAAAKYGIGVRELSPYVQLVTSGVKLGSYRPDDGGDELDIRVRLPEGERTFDALDSLRIVTPQGLVPVSNFIERTAVPKVANISRRNGVYAMTVAANLNPTNAAGEAVTSDAKIEEIKAWQATQEWPSSVEIVYGGAAEQVDDTNAFIVSALFVALALIAGILLIEYNSFYQVIVTLMTVVMSIAGVMLGMVVTGMSFSAIMTGLGIVALAGIVVKNGIVLIDTYNHYQRDEHVEPVKAMLITISQRVRPVLLTATVTALGVIPMALNVEFDFIRREIVVGGIAGSWFIHLSAALVSGLFVSTALTLVMVPVMVVAPNVLWKQIKWVGHQFARLGRFVTGRGRQTAMAAPAGFDGMAVEIPADADGAKRYIVSKDEGLVEKEKNGVTVVSRPDRPEAAE, encoded by the coding sequence ATGCCACGTGTCGTTCTGACCGTCATGGTGCTCCTGCTGGGGGCCGGCTTTGCCGCCTACCAGTCGCTGCCCAAGGAAAGCTTCCCGGCGATCGACATCCCGTATTTCTACATTTCGGTCAGCCAGACCGGGGTGTCGCCGCGTGACGCCGAGCAGTTGCTGGCCAAGCCCATCGAGGACCGGATCAAGGAACTCGACGGACTAGAAAACTATACTGCGACGTCGACCACTGGTCACGCGTCGGTGTTTCTCGAGTTCAACGTCAATGCCGACAAGGATGCCGCCCTCAGCGATATCCGTGCCGCCATGGACGGCGTTACCTCCGAGCTGCCGGACGACGCGACCGAGCCGACCGTGACGGAAATCTCGTTCAGCGACATGCCGACCATTTCTGTGGCGGTCTATGGCACGGTGCCGGAGCGTGAGCTCGTCAACCGCGCCAAGGACCTGCAGGAAGAACTGGAGACTATGGGCGACGTGCAGAGCGTGACCCTCAGCGGTTCGCGCGAGGAAGTGCTCGAAGTCACGATCGATCTCAACCGGCTGGAAGCCTACAACCTGACCGCCGCCGAACTGTTCGACGCACTGGCGAAGAACAACATGGTCGTGCCGGGCGGCACGCTCGACAGCGGCCAAGGCTCGTTCAACGTCGAAGTCCCCGGCCTGATCAAGAACGCGCAAGACGTCTACTCGCTGCCACTCAAGACCTCCGGCGATACCGTGGTGACATTTGGCGATGTTGCGACGATCACCCGGACATTCGAAGATGCGACGTCGTACTCCCATGTGAACGGCCAGCCGGCCATTACGCTGGGCGTGATCAAGAAGCTCGGCACCAACGTCATCACGGTGTCCGACGACGTTCGCCGCGTGACAGACGAATTCACAGCGGGTTGGCCGCAGGGTATCGAGACCAGCTTCCTGATCGACCAGGCGGACTCGACCAAGGGTCTGTTCCGTTCGCTCGAAGCCGCCGTGCTGACCGCCGTGGCGCTGGTGCTGATCACCTGTATCGCCACACTGGGCGTGCGCCCGGCCATCATGATCGGCATGTCGATCCCGATCTCGTTCATGATCGCGTTCCTCGTCGTGCAGATGATGGGCATGACCATCAACATGATGATCATGTTCGGCCTCGTGCTGGCGGTGGGCGTGCTCGTCGACGATCCGATCGTGGTGGTGGAATATGCCGAGCGAAAGCTGATGGAGGGCGTCTCCAAGAAGGAGGCCTTCATCCTGGCGGCGCGCAAGATGTTCGTGCCGGTGGTTTCGGCCACCTTCACCACGCTGGGCGCGTTTATCCCGCTGCTGTTCTGGCCGGGCATTATCGGCAAGTTCATGAGCTACCTGCCGATCATCGTGATCGTGGTGATGTGCGCCTCGCTGGTCTCGGCGCTCATCTTCATGCCCATCATCGGCGCCTTCATTGCCTCCACCCATGTGGATCCCAAGCAGAAGGAAGCCGCCGACATTGTCATGTATGCCGACAAGTTCGACCCCAAGAAGGTCGGCGGCGTGACGGGTTTCTATGTGCGGACCATGGAGCACCTGATCCACCAGCCGATCCTGACGCTGGGCGTCGGTTTCACACTGGTGGTGCTGATGTTTGCCGCCTACATCATGAACCCGACCGGCACAGAGGCTTTCCCAGCCTCCGAGCCCGAGTTCGGCACCGTCAATGTGATCACGCGCGGCAACTATTCGCCGATCGAGATCCGCGACATGCTGGTCGAAGTCGAAAACGAGATCCTGCAGGTCGAAGGCATCCAGGACGTCATCATGAGCTTCGGCGGTGGTGGCGATACGATGAGCTCGGGTGGTCCGCCGGACACCATCGGCTCGTTCAATCTGCAACTACTGCCCTATAACGACCGCGTCAAGGCTGCCGAGATCTTCCAGAATATCCGTGACCGGGTGAAGGGCATTTCGGGGCTCGACGTGCAGATCGCCGCCCAGGAGAACGGCCCGCCGGCAGGCAAGGCCATCAACCTGCGCGTCGAAGGCACCATCTATGACGATATCGCTCCGGCGGTTGCCAAGCTGCGCGACTATATCGAGAACGATCTGGGCGACACGATCGACATTGAAGACGGGCGCCCTGCCCCCGGCATCGACTGGCAGATCACGATCGACCGTGAAGCCGCTGCCAAGTATGGCATCGGCGTGCGTGAACTCAGCCCATATGTGCAGCTCGTAACGTCGGGCGTGAAGCTCGGCAGCTACCGGCCGGACGATGGTGGCGACGAACTCGATATCCGCGTTCGCCTGCCGGAAGGCGAGCGCACATTTGACGCGCTCGACAGCCTGCGTATCGTCACCCCGCAGGGGCTGGTCCCCGTCTCGAACTTCATCGAGCGTACCGCCGTGCCGAAGGTGGCCAATATCTCGCGTCGCAACGGCGTTTACGCCATGACCGTGGCCGCCAACCTCAACCCGACCAATGCGGCCGGCGAAGCGGTTACCTCCGACGCCAAGATCGAGGAGATCAAGGCTTGGCAGGCGACCCAGGAATGGCCATCGAGCGTGGAGATCGTCTATGGCGGTGCGGCCGAACAGGTCGACGACACCAATGCCTTCATCGTCTCGGCGCTGTTTGTCGCCCTGGCGCTGATCGCCGGTATCCTGCTGATCGAGTATAACAGCTTCTATCAGGTGATCGTGACGCTGATGACGGTGGTGATGTCGATCGCCGGCGTCATGCTGGGCATGGTCGTCACCGGGATGAGCTTCTCGGCGATCATGACCGGGCTGGGTATCGTGGCGCTGGCCGGTATCGTGGTGAAGAACGGCATCGTGCTGATCGACACCTACAACCACTACCAACGCGACGAGCATGTCGAGCCGGTCAAGGCCATGCTGATCACCATCAGCCAGCGCGTTCGGCCGGTGCTGCTCACCGCAACGGTGACAGCGCTGGGCGTTATCCCGATGGCGCTGAATGTCGAGTTCGACTTCATCCGCCGCGAAATCGTGGTGGGTGGCATTGCCGGGTCGTGGTTTATCCACCTGTCGGCAGCCTTGGTGTCGGGCCTGTTCGTCTCCACCGCGCTGACACTGGTCATGGTGCCGGTGATGGTGGTGGCGCCCAATGTGCTGTGGAAGCAGATCAAGTGGGTCGGGCATCAGTTCGCTCGCCTGGGCCGCTTCGTCACTGGTCGTGGCCGGCAGACAGCAATGGCGGCTCCGGCCGGCTTCGACGGCATGGCCGTGGAAATTCCTGCCGATGCCGATGGGGCCAAGCGCTATATCGTCAGCAAGGACGAGGGCCTGGTGGAGAAGGAAAAGAACGGCGTGACCGTGGTCAGCCGTCCGGATCGACCTGAAGCGGCCGAGTAG
- a CDS encoding ArsR/SmtB family transcription factor, which translates to MQDDDIATIMRALGHPVRLSILRILARQQRGECCCADVTEELPLAQSTVSQHIKVLLDAGLIERKPRGTRNCYIVQHDRLAALGSAYSGMLAGLGPVAPKLEAETA; encoded by the coding sequence ATGCAAGACGACGATATTGCCACCATCATGCGGGCATTGGGCCATCCGGTCCGCCTCAGCATCCTGCGCATCCTTGCCCGCCAGCAGCGGGGCGAATGTTGCTGCGCCGATGTCACCGAGGAACTGCCGCTGGCCCAGTCCACCGTCAGCCAGCACATCAAGGTGCTGCTCGATGCCGGGTTGATCGAGCGCAAGCCGCGCGGCACGCGCAATTGCTACATCGTCCAGCATGATCGTCTTGCCGCCCTGGGCAGCGCCTATTCGGGCATGCTCGCCGGCCTTGGTCCGGTCGCCCCGAAACTGGAAGCGGAAACCGCCTGA
- a CDS encoding GNAT family N-acetyltransferase yields MTPSTITIVPATADQKPLIANLIQLYLYDMTESMPFPVGADGCFEYDFLDRFWQFPYLIYSNDEIAGFALVIDECPLTERRSCWFMAEFFVLKAYRRSGVGQAALSAITANHPGDWHIGVPEDNRPAQAFWGRALAPYTPESRHISFDGADWRLNAFAV; encoded by the coding sequence ATGACGCCCAGCACCATCACCATCGTCCCGGCGACCGCCGACCAGAAGCCGCTGATCGCCAACCTGATTCAGCTCTATCTCTACGACATGACCGAAAGCATGCCGTTCCCGGTCGGTGCCGACGGTTGCTTCGAATACGACTTCCTCGACCGCTTCTGGCAGTTCCCCTATCTGATCTATTCAAACGACGAGATTGCTGGCTTCGCCCTTGTCATCGACGAGTGCCCCCTGACCGAGCGGAGGTCATGCTGGTTCATGGCCGAGTTCTTCGTACTCAAGGCCTATCGCCGCAGTGGCGTAGGGCAGGCGGCGCTCTCGGCGATTACGGCGAACCATCCCGGCGATTGGCACATTGGCGTGCCCGAAGACAATCGGCCCGCCCAAGCGTTCTGGGGCAGGGCCTTGGCGCCCTATACACCCGAGAGTAGGCATATATCATTCGACGGGGCCGACTGGCGGCTCAACGCATTTGCTGTCTAG
- the cimA gene encoding citramalate synthase, with translation MSKDRLYIFDTTLRDGAQTAGIEFSLEDKISIAGLLEELGVDYVEGGYPGANPVDTEFFEQKRTKRAKFTAFGMTKRAGRSAANDPGVQALLNSRADATCFVAKTWDNQVKVALEISLEENLENLRDTVAAAVASGKEALIDCEHFFDGFKSNPDYALACVKTALDAGARWVVLCDTNGGTMPSEVSDIVGKVLSVASGDRLGIHAHDDTGQAVANTLAAVEAGVRQIQGTLNGIGERCGNANLVTIIPTLVLKPAFSDRFEIGVDAARLARLTQISRAFDDRLNRAPARQAPYVGASAFATKAGIHASALLKDFSSYEHVPPESIGNERSIMVSQQAGKSNLLTALARHGINLSKDDRRLERLLATVKERESRGYSYDGADASFAVLAHEVLGTLPAYFTVENYRASVERRHNAQGEEITVTEAVVKIRVGEELLMSVAEGNGPVNALDLAMRKDLGKYSARIEDLELVDFKVRILDGGTGAVTRVLVESRDGSGERWYTIGVSPNIIDASFEALYESITYKLLKTEAAQGTTEKVA, from the coding sequence ATGTCCAAAGACCGCCTCTACATCTTCGACACCACTCTGCGCGATGGCGCGCAGACTGCCGGCATCGAGTTCTCGCTCGAGGACAAGATTTCCATTGCTGGCCTGCTTGAAGAGCTGGGCGTCGATTATGTCGAAGGTGGCTATCCGGGCGCCAATCCGGTCGACACCGAGTTCTTCGAACAGAAGCGCACCAAACGCGCCAAGTTCACCGCCTTCGGCATGACCAAGCGGGCAGGGCGCTCCGCCGCCAACGATCCGGGCGTGCAGGCGCTGCTCAATTCCCGCGCCGACGCCACCTGCTTCGTCGCCAAGACCTGGGACAACCAGGTCAAGGTTGCGCTCGAAATCTCGCTCGAGGAAAACCTCGAAAACCTGCGCGATACCGTCGCTGCAGCAGTCGCCTCCGGCAAGGAAGCGCTGATCGACTGCGAGCACTTCTTCGACGGCTTCAAGTCCAATCCCGATTACGCACTCGCCTGCGTGAAGACTGCGCTGGATGCCGGCGCCCGCTGGGTGGTGCTCTGCGACACCAATGGCGGCACGATGCCCTCCGAGGTCAGCGACATTGTCGGCAAGGTGCTGTCGGTCGCGTCAGGCGACCGCCTAGGCATCCACGCCCATGACGATACTGGCCAGGCCGTCGCCAACACTCTGGCTGCCGTCGAAGCCGGTGTCCGCCAGATCCAGGGCACCCTCAACGGCATCGGCGAGCGTTGCGGCAATGCCAACCTCGTCACCATCATCCCCACGCTGGTCCTGAAGCCCGCCTTTTCCGACCGTTTCGAAATCGGCGTCGACGCCGCGCGCCTCGCCCGCCTCACCCAGATTTCCCGCGCCTTCGACGACCGCCTCAACCGTGCCCCCGCCCGGCAGGCCCCCTATGTCGGCGCGTCCGCCTTCGCCACCAAGGCCGGCATCCACGCGTCTGCCCTGCTCAAGGACTTTTCCAGCTACGAGCATGTGCCGCCCGAGTCCATCGGCAACGAGCGCTCCATCATGGTCAGCCAGCAGGCCGGAAAGTCCAACCTGCTGACCGCTTTGGCCCGTCACGGGATAAACCTGTCCAAGGACGACCGGCGCCTCGAAAGGCTGCTGGCGACCGTCAAGGAACGCGAATCGCGTGGCTATTCCTATGACGGCGCCGACGCCTCCTTCGCCGTATTGGCCCATGAAGTGCTCGGCACCTTGCCTGCCTACTTCACCGTCGAGAACTACCGCGCCAGCGTCGAACGCCGCCACAATGCGCAGGGCGAGGAGATCACCGTCACCGAAGCGGTGGTCAAGATCCGCGTCGGCGAAGAGCTGCTGATGTCGGTGGCCGAAGGCAACGGCCCCGTCAATGCGCTGGATTTGGCCATGCGCAAGGACTTGGGCAAATATTCTGCCCGAATCGAGGACCTCGAACTGGTCGACTTCAAGGTGCGTATCCTGGACGGCGGCACGGGCGCGGTCACCCGTGTACTGGTCGAGAGTCGCGATGGATCAGGCGAGCGCTGGTACACCATCGGCGTCTCTCCCAATATCATTGATGCGTCCTTTGAAGCTCTGTATGAATCAATCACATACAAGCTGTTGAAAACTGAAGCGGCTCAGGGGACGACAGAAAAGGTGGCTTAA
- a CDS encoding ABCB family ABC transporter ATP-binding protein/permease, which translates to MSSDSAEKKPSVNADEGSVFATIANLWTYMWPADRPDLRFRVVLAIGALLLSKVATTLIPFAYKGIIDSLDGATPESAVVMGLAVPIVLVIAYVLGNIIDAGFQQLRDVLFASVGQNAVRKLALRTFHHLHRLSLRFHLARRTGGLSRVIERGTKGIETIVRFTMLNIAPTLVEFVITAVIFVWMFGITYLGVLVVMIWGYLYFTIKASNWRISIRRDMNNSDTDANGKAIDSLLNFETVKYFANEKMEAERYDASMAGYERSAIRIWTSLGFLNFGQALIFYAGFLIIAIMAIVGVMNNTLTLGDFVLLNTFLMQIYRPLNFIGFVYRELRQGLTDIEEMFKLLDQNPEVEDAPDAKPLAISGPVIRFDNVTFHYDPDRSILKGVSFEVPAGKTVAIVGPTGAGKSTISRLLYRFYDVTGGSITIDGQDLRAITQESLRSAIGMVPQDTVLFNDSIGYNIEYGRPGATPEEVRAAAAMAQVGPFIETLPKGYDTPVGERGLKLSGGEKQRVAIARTILKAPSILILDEATSALDTKTERDIQSALDVVSANRTTVVIAHRLSTVVNADEILVLREGVIAERGNHVALLAHDGLYAQMWNRQREATEAEEKLLQTANDPDGFVKRGLPAAE; encoded by the coding sequence ATGTCTTCAGACAGCGCTGAAAAGAAGCCGTCCGTTAACGCGGACGAGGGCTCTGTATTCGCCACGATCGCCAATCTGTGGACTTATATGTGGCCTGCCGATCGTCCGGATCTCCGCTTCCGCGTTGTCCTCGCCATTGGCGCGCTGCTGCTCAGCAAGGTCGCCACCACGCTCATTCCCTTTGCCTACAAGGGCATCATCGACAGCCTCGATGGCGCGACGCCCGAAAGCGCGGTGGTCATGGGCCTCGCGGTTCCCATCGTTCTCGTCATTGCCTATGTGCTCGGCAACATCATCGATGCCGGCTTCCAGCAATTGCGCGACGTGCTGTTTGCCAGCGTGGGCCAGAACGCCGTGCGCAAACTCGCCCTGCGTACCTTCCATCACCTGCATCGCCTGTCGCTGCGCTTCCACCTGGCTAGGCGCACCGGTGGTCTCAGCCGCGTGATCGAGCGCGGCACCAAGGGCATCGAAACCATCGTGCGTTTCACGATGCTCAACATTGCCCCGACACTTGTCGAATTCGTCATCACCGCCGTCATCTTCGTCTGGATGTTCGGCATCACCTATCTCGGCGTTCTGGTGGTGATGATCTGGGGCTATCTCTACTTCACCATCAAGGCGTCGAACTGGCGGATTTCCATCCGCCGCGACATGAACAATTCCGATACCGACGCCAACGGCAAGGCCATCGACAGCCTGCTCAATTTCGAGACGGTGAAATACTTCGCCAACGAGAAGATGGAGGCCGAACGCTACGACGCCTCTATGGCAGGCTACGAGCGTTCCGCCATTCGCATCTGGACTTCGCTGGGCTTCCTCAACTTCGGCCAGGCCCTCATCTTCTATGCCGGCTTCCTGATCATCGCCATCATGGCCATCGTAGGCGTGATGAACAACACGCTGACATTGGGCGACTTCGTCCTGCTCAACACCTTCCTGATGCAGATCTATCGACCGCTCAATTTCATCGGCTTCGTCTATCGTGAACTGCGCCAGGGCCTGACCGACATCGAGGAGATGTTCAAGCTGCTCGACCAGAATCCCGAGGTGGAGGACGCTCCCGATGCCAAGCCATTGGCCATATCTGGCCCGGTAATCCGCTTCGACAACGTCACCTTCCACTACGATCCCGATCGCTCCATTCTCAAGGGCGTCAGCTTCGAAGTGCCGGCCGGCAAGACTGTGGCCATCGTCGGCCCCACTGGCGCCGGCAAGTCCACCATCTCGCGGCTACTCTATCGCTTCTACGATGTCACCGGCGGCTCGATCACCATCGACGGTCAGGATCTCCGCGCCATCACACAGGAAAGCCTGCGCTCGGCCATCGGCATGGTCCCGCAGGATACCGTGCTGTTCAACGACAGCATCGGTTACAACATCGAATACGGTCGCCCCGGCGCCACTCCGGAAGAGGTTCGCGCAGCCGCCGCCATGGCCCAGGTCGGCCCCTTCATCGAAACCCTGCCCAAGGGCTATGATACACCCGTCGGCGAACGCGGCCTGAAGCTCTCCGGCGGCGAAAAGCAACGCGTCGCCATCGCCCGCACCATCCTCAAGGCCCCGTCCATCCTCATCCTGGACGAGGCGACTTCGGCGCTCGACACCAAGACTGAACGCGACATCCAGTCGGCCCTCGACGTGGTTTCGGCCAACCGCACCACCGTGGTCATCGCCCACCGCCTGTCGACGGTCGTCAATGCCGACGAAATCCTGGTCCTGCGCGAAGGCGTCATCGCCGAACGCGGCAACCACGTCGCGCTCCTGGCCCATGACGGCCTCTACGCCCAGATGTGGAACCGCCAGCGCGAAGCCACCGAAGCCGAAGAAAAACTCCTCCAGACCGCCAACGACCCCGACGGCTTCGTCAAACGCGGTTTGCCGGCGGCGGAGTAG
- a CDS encoding GFA family protein, translating into MDRYAMEVSGGCQCGAVRYHATEMLDNSHICHCRMCQKAVGNIFAALVAAPRESITWTRGEPARFRSSEHIDRGFCAACGTPLFYDNTEGGRVNFTIGSLDHPELFPPHANTGNEGRVPWFKSLTAIEELGNTEDGQEAWASAIKSTNHQHPDHDTVSWPE; encoded by the coding sequence ATGGATCGTTACGCCATGGAAGTCAGCGGCGGCTGCCAATGCGGCGCCGTGCGCTATCACGCCACCGAAATGCTGGACAATTCGCACATCTGCCACTGCCGCATGTGCCAGAAGGCTGTGGGCAACATCTTCGCGGCACTGGTGGCCGCCCCGCGCGAATCCATCACTTGGACCCGCGGCGAACCCGCTCGCTTCCGCAGCTCCGAACACATCGATCGCGGCTTCTGCGCCGCCTGCGGCACGCCGCTCTTCTACGACAACACCGAAGGCGGCCGGGTCAACTTCACCATTGGCTCGCTCGACCACCCCGAACTCTTCCCGCCCCACGCCAATACCGGCAATGAGGGCCGGGTGCCCTGGTTCAAGTCGCTGACCGCCATTGAGGAACTTGGTAACACCGAAGATGGCCAGGAAGCCTGGGCCTCCGCCATCAAGTCCACCAACCACCAGCATCCCGACCACGACACTGTCAGCTGGCCCGAGTAA
- a CDS encoding LysM peptidoglycan-binding domain-containing protein, with protein sequence MGQCLRGKMTDAGLIPAPATAVAAPEAEPAEEVAVVTPEPATSAADPATDVAAPALDVTPPAAEVPENLIAATFGLLRAEPDGSVVIAGSGTPGTEVEVYSNGSLLGKATVETTGDWVLVPDAPLPAGGVEITLGEAGKTGRAAESFVVAIADDKTSQPLVVASTPGAASEVLQGLQPPTAGTSTEVASAEPATPPVAADPAAPAEPAETPAAPDVAPTTTPPVEVAPVAEPAPVAADPASADQPAVATTETSASPAEPARTPPAEPASADTPAEPVVATAEAAPVEPSTAAAADATVAAVATQVTPTVVLEGTPPTIDAIELESEETFFAGGGPEGATMRLYVDDIFIADAKVEGGRWLVEAGKVLTKPSQRVRIDMLQPDSAKVASRAEVNFVIELPVEEAPIAVAQAEPTDQPEPATPAPEPAAVEPAAPAPEPAVAAPAPTPEAPAAESATTEPAASATTPAEPAPTSDKAAEPALPESEPIVVASGDKAIEPAAAALDATIKPDQASVAAATPEPTTPAEPVVTAEATPPADDTADEPAPTPATEPAPVADVPTMVAVAIGGADAQRFVSGKAIIRRGDNLWTIARRTYGEGIKYTTIYQANTGQIRDPDRIYPGQVFDLPEGAN encoded by the coding sequence ATGGGCCAGTGCCTGCGCGGCAAGATGACCGATGCCGGCCTCATCCCGGCGCCCGCCACAGCGGTTGCTGCGCCTGAGGCTGAGCCCGCCGAAGAGGTTGCGGTCGTCACCCCGGAGCCTGCGACGTCAGCGGCAGATCCGGCGACCGATGTCGCCGCGCCCGCGCTGGACGTCACGCCGCCCGCGGCCGAAGTCCCCGAAAACCTTATTGCCGCGACCTTCGGCCTGCTGCGCGCCGAGCCCGATGGCTCCGTGGTCATCGCCGGTAGCGGTACACCCGGCACCGAGGTGGAAGTCTATTCCAACGGCTCCCTGCTCGGCAAAGCCACCGTCGAAACCACGGGCGATTGGGTTCTGGTTCCCGATGCGCCGCTGCCCGCAGGTGGTGTCGAAATCACCCTGGGCGAAGCCGGCAAGACCGGTCGCGCCGCGGAATCCTTCGTCGTTGCCATCGCCGACGACAAGACCAGCCAGCCGCTCGTCGTTGCCAGCACGCCCGGCGCCGCCAGTGAAGTCCTGCAGGGCCTCCAGCCACCGACTGCCGGCACCAGCACCGAAGTCGCCTCCGCCGAGCCCGCAACGCCGCCCGTGGCCGCTGATCCCGCAGCACCCGCCGAACCTGCTGAAACCCCTGCTGCCCCTGATGTAGCGCCGACCACGACGCCACCGGTTGAGGTTGCGCCCGTTGCGGAACCCGCGCCGGTCGCTGCCGACCCAGCCTCCGCAGACCAGCCCGCTGTAGCGACGACCGAAACCAGTGCGTCGCCAGCAGAGCCGGCCAGAACGCCACCAGCCGAACCTGCTTCTGCTGATACCCCGGCCGAGCCAGTCGTCGCCACTGCGGAGGCTGCGCCGGTTGAGCCAAGCACAGCTGCCGCAGCGGACGCCACCGTGGCTGCCGTCGCGACACAGGTCACGCCAACCGTCGTGCTTGAAGGCACGCCACCCACCATCGACGCCATCGAGCTCGAGAGCGAAGAGACTTTCTTTGCCGGCGGAGGACCCGAAGGCGCCACCATGCGCCTCTATGTCGACGACATCTTTATTGCCGATGCCAAGGTCGAAGGCGGTCGTTGGCTGGTCGAGGCCGGCAAGGTGCTGACCAAGCCGTCGCAGCGCGTCCGCATCGATATGCTGCAACCCGACAGCGCCAAGGTCGCTTCGCGCGCCGAGGTCAACTTCGTCATCGAATTGCCAGTTGAAGAAGCGCCCATCGCTGTCGCCCAGGCTGAACCGACAGATCAGCCGGAACCCGCAACACCGGCGCCAGAGCCAGCAGCGGTCGAGCCCGCCGCCCCCGCACCAGAGCCTGCCGTTGCCGCACCTGCGCCGACCCCAGAGGCGCCAGCAGCAGAGTCTGCCACGACAGAGCCCGCCGCATCCGCGACGACGCCAGCTGAGCCAGCGCCTACCTCCGATAAGGCCGCAGAACCGGCGCTGCCGGAGTCCGAACCCATTGTCGTTGCTTCAGGCGACAAGGCGATTGAACCCGCAGCTGCGGCTCTCGACGCGACCATCAAACCGGATCAGGCCTCGGTCGCCGCTGCAACGCCAGAACCAACAACACCGGCCGAACCAGTGGTGACGGCGGAAGCGACACCGCCAGCCGATGATACTGCAGACGAACCTGCGCCGACGCCCGCCACCGAACCTGCGCCAGTCGCCGATGTGCCCACAATGGTCGCCGTCGCCATCGGCGGGGCCGATGCTCAGCGCTTCGTCTCCGGCAAGGCCATCATCCGCCGCGGCGACAACCTCTGGACCATCGCCCGTCGTACCTATGGCGAGGGCATCAAATACACCACGATCTACCAGGCCAATACCGGCCAGATCCGCGACCCCGACCGCATCTATCCCGGCCAGGTGTTTGATTTGCCGGAGGGCGCTAACTGA
- a CDS encoding GFA family protein, with protein sequence MTSRPDEHTGGCQCGALRFRVTRLGRPSICHCRMCQKAFGGFFGPLVTAHNATWTRGEPKWFQSSNAARRAFCGDCGTPLAYETRFGLELAIGAFDDPEVAAPVIQVNPADKLSFFDGLTALPLRSEEPDEWRDFLAGIHSNQHPDHDTEAWPPRENS encoded by the coding sequence ATGACTTCCCGTCCGGACGAACACACCGGCGGCTGCCAATGCGGTGCGCTGCGCTTCCGCGTCACCCGACTTGGTCGGCCGTCGATCTGCCATTGCCGCATGTGCCAGAAGGCGTTCGGCGGCTTCTTCGGTCCATTGGTCACGGCCCACAATGCCACCTGGACCCGCGGTGAACCCAAATGGTTCCAGTCGTCCAACGCCGCCCGCCGTGCGTTTTGCGGCGATTGCGGCACGCCGCTGGCCTATGAAACCCGCTTCGGCCTCGAACTCGCCATCGGTGCCTTCGACGATCCCGAGGTCGCCGCTCCCGTCATCCAGGTCAATCCGGCCGACAAGCTCAGCTTCTTCGACGGCCTGACCGCGCTTCCCCTGCGCAGCGAAGAGCCCGATGAATGGCGCGACTTCCTTGCCGGTATTCATTCCAACCAGCATCCCGACCACGATACGGAAGCCTGGCCACCCAGGGAGAATTCCTGA